In a genomic window of Trichoderma atroviride chromosome 4, complete sequence:
- a CDS encoding uncharacterized protein (EggNog:ENOG41~antiSMASH:Cluster_4.1) → MAHLPPLQVDTFVSPPTRINTGLSDINKQWWQPETSTLIHGPSNAVLCDPPITIQKCTILADWIDSILVLYATSARPKKTLQFIFITHAHGDHFFGAPILQARFPGVKIIATATVAAGMPEQYTPEMYESVWKVLFPDGQLSEQQVCATALPASNEFVLDGHTLKTYDVSADHKESSILHVPSLDLVVCGDVVYGDCHQYFVEANTPERRRLWLDALDVVDSLNPKILVASHKRASQIDGAYLVAATRKYIIDFETLAAENEAGAWQNLYQRIKEAYPQRWNDFLLEASCKAYFSIDPFGETEAT, encoded by the coding sequence ATGGCCCACTTGCCACCTCTCCAAGTCGACACCTTTGTTTCTCCTCCCACTAGAATTAACACCGGCCTCTCAGACATCAACAAGCAATGGTGGCAGCCCGAAACCAGTACTCTAATTCACGGCCCAAGTAATGCAGTGCTCTGCGATCCGCCAATCACTATTCAGAAGTGCACAATTCTTGCAGACTGGATAGACTCGATCCTTGTTCTCTATGCTACTTCAGCCCGTCCAAAGAAAACTCTTCAATTCATTTTCATCACCCATGCACACGGAGACCATTTCTTTGGCGCGCCTATACTCCAAGCGCGCTTTCCTGGAGTGAAAATTATTGCCACCGCGACAGTCGCTGCTGGGATGCCCGAGCAATATACCCCAGAAATGTACGAGAGTGTGTGGAAGGTTCTTTTCCCAGATGGTCAGCTTTCCGAACAGCAAGTCTGCGCAACGGCGTTGCCGGCCAGCAACGAATTCGTTCTCGACGGGCATACCCTCAAGACCTACGATGTATCGGCAGACCACAAAGAATCTAGTATCCTGCATGTTCCAAGCCTTGATCTTGTGGTCTGTGGGGATGTCGTCTACGGTGACTGCCATCAATACTTTGTTGAGGCAAACACACCTGAGAGACGTAGGCTCTGGCTCGATGCGCTTGATGTCGTAGACAGCCTCAATCCCAAGATCTTGGTTGCTTCTCATAAGCGCGCAAGCCAGATTGATGGCGCATATCTCGTGGCCGCGACCAGAAAATACATTATCGATTTTGAGACTCTCGCAGCGGAAAACGAGGCTGGTGCCTGGCAAAATCTGTACCAAAGGATCAAAGAAGCCTATCCTCAACGTTGGAACGATTTTTTACTAGAGGCAAGTTGCAAGGCGTACTTTTCTATTGATCCATTTGGTGAAACCGAGGCAACTTAA
- a CDS encoding uncharacterized protein (EggNog:ENOG41~antiSMASH:Cluster_4.1), with translation MAAENNVPAFPYSSPDWSRDDPSHSGFLVHGSDTTDGNKAYFIHLEAKEGKEELVAQFLRDINTGVNKEPGTGPWFGLRYSKTTFLIFEAFPNSKARQAHDIGPGGQNFNRAEVLRDMLAYPANIYRLDVLHGKFGTMLGKEVAPIS, from the coding sequence ATGGCTGCTGAGAATAATGTCCCTGCTTTTCCCTATTCGTCGCCAGATTGGTCGCGAGATGATCCCTCACACTCAGGCTTTCTCGTCCATGGGAGCGATACAACAGACGGAAATAAAGCATATTTTATTCATCTCGAAGCaaaagaggggaaagaagagctggTGGCTCAGTTCCTACGAGACATCAACACCGGCGTTAATAAGGAACCCGGAACTGGGCCGTGGTTTGGGCTAAGATACTCCAAGACAacctttctcatctttgAAGCATTTCCGAATTCGAAAGCCCGCCAAGCGCATGACATCGGACCTGGAGGACAAAATTTTAATCGTGCCGAAGTTCTGAGAGACATGCTGGCGTATCCGGCTAACATTTACCGCCTCGATGTTCTTCACGGGAAATTTGGGACCAT